GAGCGGTTCGTGAATCTCATCTCGCCGCTCGTGCGGAAGACCTTCAGGGAGGGTGTCATGACCGACATCGGCTCTTTCGGCGCTCTCTTCAGGCTTGATATTCAGAAGTACCGGGAACCGGTCCTCGTCAGTGGAACGGATGGCGTGGGGACGAAGCTCAAGATAGCCTTTCTGGTCGGCAGACACGATACGGTCGGGATCGACCTCGTGGCGATGTGCGTCAACGATATCCTGACGAGCGGCTCAGAACCGCTTTTCTTCCTCGATTATTTTGCGACGGGAAAACTCTCGCCGGAGAAAGCCGCTCTTGTAATCGAAGGTATTGTCAACGGATGCAGGGAGGCGGGATGCGCCCTCATCGGCGGAGAGACCGCCGAGATGCCCGGCTTCTATCAGAACGATGAGTATGACCTTTCGGGCTTTGCCGTCGGCATCGTTGACAGAGGCGCAATAATCGACGGATCAGCTATACGTGAGGGTGATGCCCTAGTCGGTCTTTCATCAACAGGTCTGCATAGCAACGGCTATTCCTTGGCGAGGAAGGTCTTTTTCGGCAGCCTGAAGATGGATGTATCCACCTATATTCCTGAAATAGGGACAACGCTCGGAGATGAACTTCTCAAACCGACCCGGATTTACGTAAAGGCCTTCGAGGCAGTAAGGGGCGTTGTGAGGGTTAAGGGGATGGCCCACATTACGGGAGGGGGAATCCCCGGCAATCTCCCGAGGATATTCCCTGACGGGTTCGGTGCGATCCTGAGAAAAGATACGTGGTCTGTTCCTCCCATATTCAGGGTCATCGAGGAAATGGGGCGGGTGCCTCTTGAGGACATGAAGAGGACATTCAATATGGGAATCGGCTTCATCATGGTCGTTTCAGAGGAGGAAGCGAAAGAAACCGTCTCCCTTCTTAAGGGACGGGGTTTTGATTCCTCCGTCATCGGCACTATCGTGAAAGGAAGAAAGGAGGTAAGGAATGGGTAGGCTCAGAGGGTTTATCAGGAAGGCGTTTACTCCGGTAACCATCATGTTGATACCCCACAGCAATTCCAAACCCTTCAACCTTAAGATACCTTCCATCGGGATCGTTTTTTCGGCGATGTTGTTGATCATGGGCTCCTTCTATCTATTGTCGATTGCCGTACGTGTCGGCGAATATCGGATGATGAAGGAAAAACTCGACTACTACACGGGGCAGTTCGTTGAGTTGAAGGCGACGATGAATGCGTTGAAAAGGTCCGAATACGAATTCAGGAGCCTCTTCTCTCTCGGGACAAAGGAGAGGATCCTCGAAAACATCCCTGCCTCCGACAGCGGGTCGATCGATGTTGAAGCGCTGCAGGGGCAGATCAGGAACACGGTAGGGACGGTCAAGGAAATCAGGGAATACCTGCTTCTGCAGAGAGACATCTACAAGGCAACCCCCAGGGGATGGCCTGTGACGGGGAGAATTACCTCGGCCTAC
This window of the Thermodesulfovibrionales bacterium genome carries:
- the purM gene encoding phosphoribosylformylglycinamidine cyclo-ligase, translated to MEKLTYKNAGVDIEEGERFVNLISPLVRKTFREGVMTDIGSFGALFRLDIQKYREPVLVSGTDGVGTKLKIAFLVGRHDTVGIDLVAMCVNDILTSGSEPLFFLDYFATGKLSPEKAALVIEGIVNGCREAGCALIGGETAEMPGFYQNDEYDLSGFAVGIVDRGAIIDGSAIREGDALVGLSSTGLHSNGYSLARKVFFGSLKMDVSTYIPEIGTTLGDELLKPTRIYVKAFEAVRGVVRVKGMAHITGGGIPGNLPRIFPDGFGAILRKDTWSVPPIFRVIEEMGRVPLEDMKRTFNMGIGFIMVVSEEEAKETVSLLKGRGFDSSVIGTIVKGRKEVRNG
- a CDS encoding M23 family metallopeptidase codes for the protein MGRLRGFIRKAFTPVTIMLIPHSNSKPFNLKIPSIGIVFSAMLLIMGSFYLLSIAVRVGEYRMMKEKLDYYTGQFVELKATMNALKRSEYEFRSLFSLGTKERILENIPASDSGSIDVEALQGQIRNTVGTVKEIREYLLLQRDIYKATPRGWPVTGRITSAYGPRENPINGGEDFHSGVDISVERGTPVRATADGVVSFSGWSGGSGNLVGLEHGFGYSTFYAHNKTLAVRVGQRINRGDIIAYAGSTGSSTGSHSHYEIWKDGRHINPKPFLDVRS